The segment ACTCTGCATGTTACAGAGAGCTTCCTATGTTCAAGGAGGAGTGAGACCAAACTTGGAACATTATGCTTGTTACTCACTGCCCCTGGGAAAAGATGACCACCTGAAAAACGGGATGGGCAGTGATGGAGTCACACCTAGCCTCAGACAGATaaggaaatagggaaacagtATCCTACTTGCTCCCTGCTTCAGGGCACTGATTCCCTTGAGGGAATGCAGGAGGAATCTCCAGATGGGTTTGTTAAAAATACAGCTTTGAGGGTCTCACCAAAGCCTTAATGTGTCAGAATTTCTGGGGATGGGGCCTTCTAATctatctacattttaaaacagtatgTTCTCCTCCACTCCTCCATGCCTGGGCTTCACTCTCTACACTTACCCCacccccaagaaaagaaaaccactgtACTACAGTGATTAAAGCTCTAGCTTCAGAGTCAGAATCAGAACCAGGAGCCAATGAGTAGCTGTTAGATCTCGAACGAGTTCTTTAACATCTACAGGACTGTCTCTTCATCAGATGGGGGTTGAATAAGAGTCCATTCCTCGCTCAAAGAACCTAACATGTCCACTCGTGAAAGAGATGGGGGAAATTTGCAGGAATTTCTCGTTCTAGCAATTCAAACACCCTAAAATAGCCTGGAAGCGCCTGGTCAGGTGTTAATTTCACTCTCTCTGGTCCCCTCATCCACAATAGGAGGCAAAGCGAGGCGAAGTTGGAATTGGGTGACAGTCGAGAGGGAGAAGCCTAAAGAAGTTTGCAAGAGTTTTGACAAGGGGCAGAAAGGGTACTTTGAAAGCAGGAATCACTCGTCGTCCTCCTCGTCGTCGTTCTGGTCCTGGTAGCGAATGTAGACGACCAGCATGACAAAGCCCACGAGGATGCAGAGGGAGCCGACCAGCAGGTAGGCGATGCCCAGGAATGGATTCTTGCCGCCCATCCACGAGATGCTGCTGAAGATGAGGCTTTTGTGGCCGTTGAAGGCGCGCACCGGGTAGTTATAGGTGATGTTGACGCGGTAGGCGCCCCGCGGCAGCCCGGCAGAGTAGTTGCCCTGGCGGATGCGCGCGTACAGCTTGCGGAACGTGGGCAGCGCAGCGGTGCGCATCCACACCACGAAGTCCTGGTTGATGAAGCCGGTGTTGTTGGGGTCGGGGCTCAGCTCGTAGACCGGCCGGTGCCAGTTGGGCGGGGGCGCGGTGCCCTGGAAGGCCAGCGCCAGGCTGCCGTTCACCAGCGGCGGGTTGCGGAACTTGACGTGGTAATCGGTCCACCAGGCGATGCCGGTGCGGTCGAGCGGCACCTCGACGTAGGGCCCGTTGGGCTGGCGCTGGTGCCACAGCGAGAAGGAGTCGTTGAAGAGGCTGTTGGCGATGGCGCCGCAGGGCGCGA is part of the Bos indicus x Bos taurus breed Angus x Brahman F1 hybrid chromosome 10, Bos_hybrid_MaternalHap_v2.0, whole genome shotgun sequence genome and harbors:
- the TMEM30B gene encoding cell cycle control protein 50B; this encodes MTWSATARGAHQPDNTAFTQQRLPAWHPLLSASITLPLFFCAGLAFIGLGLGLYYSSNGIKELAYDYTGDSGTGNCSVCAMAGQGRAPPPPCSCAWYFSLPELFQGPVYLYYELTNFYQNNRRYGVSRDDSQLSGLPSSLRHPVNECAPYQYSAAGLPIAPCGAIANSLFNDSFSLWHQRQPNGPYVEVPLDRTGIAWWTDYHVKFRNPPLVNGSLALAFQGTAPPPNWHRPVYELSPDPNNTGFINQDFVVWMRTAALPTFRKLYARIRQGNYSAGLPRGAYRVNITYNYPVRAFNGHKSLIFSSISWMGGKNPFLGIAYLLVGSLCILVGFVMLVVYIRYQDQNDDEEDDE